The genome window TCAGCCTGCTAGTAACAGGCTGATTTTTTTTCATCTCTGTTTCATCTAAAAAGGGTAATTTTGGCTTCCTCATCTGCATTATGAAACTAATTCAATCTGCCTGCATTATCGTGTTACTTTTCCTTAGTTCATGTTCCGCGCCATTATATGTTGCAGTGCCTGTGGATTATACCGCAAAACTGAATTTCAGGCCTGATTCAACCATCATCGTGCTCATTAATCAGTTTGATGTAACGCAGGCAAAGGTCAATAACAAAAAGAAGCTGGATGTAATTAAATCAGGAGCGGCTGCAGCTATTAATTATGCCGGATTGGAACTGGGCTCGCTGCCGCATGTTAAGGTGATTAACCTGGTTGACTCCCTCAATCTACCTGTAAATACCGATTCGGTTAAACTGATCGCAGCAAAAAATAAAGCAAATTATGTAATGGCCCTGAAAGGGTTTTCTGCTGATATAGGTTTGTCAGAAATATCAAACAATACCAGTTATTATAACACCAATACTACCGTAAATTTTGTTTTGTATGAGAATAACGGTATTTATTACCGCAAGCTTGATGGCAAGTCTGTAGATCCGCAGTCGGAGCAGCCTTATATGGGCCTTATACCAACGTTGTTGATTCATCCAACTATAAAGGGAAACAAACAATCTATTAAAACGTCGGCGGAGCATGCCACGGAAAATGCCCTGCAGGATTATTTTCCCTATACCATTACCCATAACAGGCCACTTTACAACGATGCTATTTTTCTGCCCGCTATAAAAGAAATCCAGTCAGGTAACCTGAAAAAGGCCGATAGCTTACTTCAGCCTTTTTTGCAGGATAAAAACCCGCAGATAGCAAGCAAGGCCGCCTATAACCTGGCCGTAGTATATGAATCGGAAGGAGACATTGATTCCGCACTCGACCTGGCACAGCAATCATCAGATAAATATAAAAATGAATTTGCTACACTGATTCTTGCTGATCTGAAAGAGGAGTAAGCCATTTTTGCATGATCACGTAGCTTATCCCGTTTTTGGTAAATGGCTCGCCGGTTTTGGTAAATCCAAGCTTTAAATAAAATCCAATAGCATTTGTGCGTGCATTGCACCAGATGCGTTTGCCACCATCATCTTCAACATGCTTTATAACGTACTTTAATAAAATACTCCCTATCCCGTTATTTTGCATCGCCGTGTTAACAGCCAGCTTGCGAAACTGGTACTCATCACCATGCTGAAAAAGTGAAATCACCCCCGCCAGCTTATTATCTGTAAAGGCGCCAAAATGCATACCGTCTGCATCTTCCTCCATTTCCATTTCATGCTTCGTCATACCGGGATACAAAACATCCCGGCGTAGCTGCCAGGTATGCTCAGGGCGAATCTGCTCGATTACGGGTTTCGGGCGTTCAATTTCGGAGTTAGCTATTGGCATTTGATGTTCAACTAAAGTAGCATTCAAGCAAACTTACAACGGAATATTCCCGTGCTTTTTCCTCGGGTTATTC of Mucilaginibacter xinganensis contains these proteins:
- a CDS encoding DUF6340 family protein; this encodes MKLIQSACIIVLLFLSSCSAPLYVAVPVDYTAKLNFRPDSTIIVLINQFDVTQAKVNNKKKLDVIKSGAAAAINYAGLELGSLPHVKVINLVDSLNLPVNTDSVKLIAAKNKANYVMALKGFSADIGLSEISNNTSYYNTNTTVNFVLYENNGIYYRKLDGKSVDPQSEQPYMGLIPTLLIHPTIKGNKQSIKTSAEHATENALQDYFPYTITHNRPLYNDAIFLPAIKEIQSGNLKKADSLLQPFLQDKNPQIASKAAYNLAVVYESEGDIDSALDLAQQSSDKYKNEFATLILADLKEE
- a CDS encoding GNAT family N-acetyltransferase, which encodes MPIANSEIERPKPVIEQIRPEHTWQLRRDVLYPGMTKHEMEMEEDADGMHFGAFTDNKLAGVISLFQHGDEYQFRKLAVNTAMQNNGIGSILLKYVIKHVEDDGGKRIWCNARTNAIGFYLKLGFTKTGEPFTKNGISYVIMQKWLTPLSDQQESV